The genomic stretch GCGACGTGCCGAGatatcaaaaacaaaacagactgaTTCAAGTCACGAAGCGTAAGTCCACAAAAACCATGTCTCAGTGCTACGGAGAGGAATTTGTGCCAAATTAAAATGGAATCACTGcagtggaaaaacatcaaatgcaGTGCACACCTCACATTACTTTATTTGTAGTTACACACCGAGTATGTACCAAAATGTAAAAACGTTATTATGTTAGATGAATGAGATGAAAGTAAGGATGAATCTGAATTGAATACAATCCAACTTGAAATGTAATTAATGCACTGCACACTGCTTTCCACCATGCAGTACTTATACTAGATGTATATACTTCATTGAAATGCAACCACAGCAGTGAAAGAGGTGAAAGGCAAAGCGCATCTGAGATGTGTTTAAACAATAAGATGCAGAAAATGTGgtgaaaatgtaaagtaaaagaTCTATTACTTTGATTAGTTTGATCAAGTACTACTGTACTCAGTGGAAAGCAATCTGTCATGATGGATTGTATTCTGACACTGAGTATTTTGTTGTATAAATTCAAATAATCATGTATTGTGTTTCTGTACAGAGGAAAAGCAAtatgaatataatataatacaggtttggcttttcattttggcacataGCATAACAATGGCTTgtcaaaaccttagcaaccacctgggatagcattaCAGTGGCCTAACAaaatcttagcaaccacctggaatagcaTAACAATGGGCTAGCaaaaccttaacaaccacctgggatagtaTAGCAACATACAACTGcttgagataccatagcaagttcacagaatgtaaattctttattgttttttacaattTATTGTTCGGTTAACTTACTATTATAAGTTCAATAAACACAAATCTTTAAGGCAACTAGGTttcttttttaagttaaaacacttTTACAGTACTGGAATACCATAGTAACAGCCTaccaacaacttagcaaccaccaaacAGTCAACAAGCAATGCCCTGACAACAAGccggaataccatagcaatctCATAGTATGCCAACCCAGTTGGCTGATGTTGCTCTGAAGTCAAGTTGAAATACATTTTGAGAAGTTTGTTGAGTTCATGATTTAAACTGGACATTCAATGaacataaaaatagaaaaattgttgcatttgtttgttttcaagtAGGCCTACAATTTGCTGCAAGTCAGAATcaggttttacagtgtattgGTTAAGAAGCCACTCTCCTGATCCTCTTAAGAGATGatgaaaacacatgaaatatCTTTTCTTTAATCTCAGGAACGGCCTGTTTACAGCTCATACAGATGAGGAGAAGCCTCCTCCGCTGCCTTCAAGGGATCAGTTCCTTGTCGAGTCCAGTAAGGATCCACGTTTACATTATTCTCTGGTGGAATGGGCGATCAAGCCTGGATGAAACTAGCatttcactgctggttttgacTGAAACTCGACTTGCTGTTCATGCAGATTCACATGAGATGATTGAAGTTAAAGGGacaattcagtgaaaaatctatatttgcacaattcgttttttttttttttttaaacaagcaaaAGTTTTTGCACaactggtcaaattccatgttgtgTTCATTTACTAAATGATAATAGGTTTTCACATCCTCCATAGAGAAcacactgtttatctgctgaatttaacatgtgaacatgaaaattgacctgtgcaaaagttatggcacccttgagatttttacagttttattttgtCCCCAGTGTATTAAACTTGTGCTATAATGTCATATTGAATGtcatatgtatacatatgtgtTTCCtgtaaataatgtgttttcACTAAGAaactaaagttataaggagtgtttcagctctgagtgctttttgatTGAGGCTCagcacagggcagccaatcggAACAGTTtccatttacatatgtcagtcttaaaggcacaaaaacagcctgtttaattactaagggacaaagagagattGACCATTGAGAAATGGTCATGTATGAATAATTTCTGTCCAGTTATGGTTAAAGAACTATTAGCAAGGGGATGTCAGGGgcaaatacaaagaaaaatgtagaagtTCAAGTTTGCTTTTGATGAAGTTATTGCTACCGCATGTTCTAGGAACTCAGACTGAATGTAAAACAGCTCTGAAAGTGGAACTGATCTCATTCTATTTGTTCAGTTAGACTTACTGAAAGGACTATGAGTTCTTGAACAGACTCTAAGATTAGTAAGAATAATAATTCTTCATTTTTccttaattcattattattattatcattattgttttatgagaacatcaaaacagcagtactactactactaatatacTACTGTACTAGAAACCCTATATAATGTAATGCATATAAGTCTCAGTTCCCAGAACATGCTGTAGAAATATCTTCAtcaaattgtattattattattattattatattgggACCTACGGACATATTAAGGACAGTAATTACTTTAGTAATGATTATAATAAtacaagtaataataataattattattagtctcagtattagtattattgtatgagaacaaaaaaacaaaaaacggcAATATTATTACTAATAAAAGTAgtccttcatttttttctttgattcaTCATTATAACaagtcaattattattatttaattttataacAACCATCATTTTTGCTATTATGACAAcactgataataataacaacaataacaaaaatagtACTTCTAATATTAAGGTATTTATTAACCCAGTGTGATTTTCCAGGGTCTAACAGCTATGAGGAAGTGGACGCCTGTATAGAACCTGTGAAAGCAGAAGTTCAAACTTCAGCTCCACCACAGCCACCTTTCATCCAGCACTGCGAGACTCAGCTCAACTTAGAGGACGGCAAGAGTGTGTCCGAAAGCTACGACGACATTGAGCAACTCGACCAAGACGGTAAGAATGAAAGCAGATCCAGGAGGACGACCCTTCTGTTGGAAGCCCCTGGGTTTGAGTCTTTCCTCACAGCTAtataaatcaaacaaacacattcTGCTTTAGCACTCAGTCTAGTCACACcttattactgtttatatataaGCACATCACAAAACCGCATATCttcaaaatgctaactttacaggagaaggaaaagaaaccttctttattctaaatgtaagtcaatggaaccagaatgtttatttatttctatttaagttatttatatattatatatttaaggGCCATTtcgtccatccttcatgaaatttacacacaatataaagggcaaaaactgaaaaacatcaaagttggagatatgaggttctctttctgacaacagcaatatatatatatatatatatatatatatatatatatacacacacacacacacacatatacatatatgtatgtaatgcTTTTATAGTTGTAATTGGGCATCAGAGAAGTTGTGTATACATAacagaaaatgtatatataacataaaccaggatgtgcagctgtcacgATGCcgttactgaaaaaaggaaatgaacagaaaagaagaacagtggactgatgagtctcagtgtatttgggtttttttagatcatgagaaaagaaaaatgaaagcaagttaaaagaaaataaaaatataacctataataaaggcaattactgaaaaatatgaattacacagtgttctgtgtaattttctgttacgtgttttctgcttttttttttatttacactgaaaCGTTAATAACTTCTAGACCATAAGGTAGACAGTTTGGACTGGAGACTGAAGAAATGAAGGGCGCTCTCACACGTTTCCTCAGTACTTGAGTCAGCCATGTGTGAAACATTCACATGATACACCACGTTGCTGTCTTAGTCTTAAAAGCAGTGCTGATGTCACATTATAGCCACCATGCAGTGAACATGAAATACACTCAAATAGACACTacctcttaaaaatgatggttctgcaagggttctttagtaaagaaagcggttctacatagaaccatgaacactcaaagaatcctttgcatgactaaagggttctttgtatggtgaaagtgttcttcagactcatggagaatgtgttttatatggttctatacaattTCAGGCTTGAAATTGCAACAAGagaggaacccttttcaaaacggtTCCATATGAAACCATCTACTGCACATTCTAGATccatctgaaaaaccatttagCAACGCAAAGAATcccttaatcatgcagagggttctttcaatcttcatggttctatatagaaccttttttttactaaagaaccctggaagaaccattatttttaatgtgtacTTATGAACTAAAATTCTGAAACAGT from Pygocentrus nattereri isolate fPygNat1 chromosome 23, fPygNat1.pri, whole genome shotgun sequence encodes the following:
- the LOC108428563 gene encoding uncharacterized protein LOC108428563 — its product is MADSQYFLWLVLVGVIVTTLTIVLIFILINMCISKQAVRRRAEISKTKQTDSSHEANGLFTAHTDEEKPPPLPSRDQFLVESRSNSYEEVDACIEPVKAEVQTSAPPQPPFIQHCETQLNLEDGKSVSESYDDIEQLDQDVAQSYEDVASLPDYLELEEGPPALQQEPELHNVQNDSRESLASYDDIDALDNASEDYDDVG